A genomic window from Streptomyces brevispora includes:
- a CDS encoding group II intron maturase-specific domain-containing protein — translation MEHRLDKINRFITEWAAYFSLADSPRAFEGIDHWTQPVAGSVRRRWCSGRLANVSAAGVNRDSAPVHRHRQRLLGEQGIPALQGIVDPLALSHYLRSATRTAGCGPACPVVGGRGRDNRPFYPITGPAQRCAVAVAYAAHRHKCREYRAISLVVPPIVQARALWVPPVPSEPAPQ, via the coding sequence ATGGAGCACAGGCTGGACAAGATCAACCGGTTCATTACCGAATGGGCGGCCTACTTCAGCCTCGCGGACTCCCCCAGGGCGTTCGAGGGGATTGACCATTGGACCCAACCCGTCGCAGGCTCCGTCAGGCGCAGATGGTGTAGTGGAAGACTTGCGAACGTAAGCGCTGCTGGCGTCAATCGGGACTCCGCGCCCGTCCATCGCCATCGACAACGCCTACTGGGCGAGCAAGGGATACCGGCCCTTCAAGGAATTGTGGACCCGCTCGCGCTCTCGCACTACCTGAGATCAGCTACGCGAACCGCCGGATGCGGGCCCGCATGTCCGGTGGTGGGGGGGAGGGGCCGGGACAACCGGCCCTTCTACCCGATAACTGGCCCCGCTCAACGCTGTGCGGTGGCAGTGGCATACGCGGCGCACCGCCACAAGTGTCGGGAATACCGTGCCATCTCCCTGGTTGTTCCACCAATCGTCCAGGCTCGGGCACTCTGGGTGCCGCCCGTTCCGTCGGAGCCTGCGCCTCAGTAG
- a CDS encoding sugar transferase: MSVFIEEAARHHAAPFGHARWTGRAAKRAIDLVGAAALLLLLAPVLLAAAVAVRVDTAGPLIFRQRRTGWRGAEFQVLKLRTMRVGSETLKEAMAARNESDGHLFKIRDDPRVTAAGRWLRRYSLDELPQLVNVLKGQMSLVGPRPLPVEDSAFAGKARHRLRMRPGLTGLWQISGRSDLAWEDALRLDLHYVDTWSLRLDLAILFRTLPAVLRGDGAY, translated from the coding sequence ATGTCGGTATTCATTGAAGAGGCGGCTCGCCATCATGCGGCCCCGTTCGGGCACGCGCGCTGGACAGGCCGAGCGGCCAAACGTGCCATCGATCTGGTGGGGGCCGCCGCCCTGCTCCTGCTGTTGGCGCCGGTCCTCCTGGCGGCCGCTGTTGCCGTGCGGGTCGACACCGCAGGCCCCCTGATCTTCCGTCAACGGCGAACGGGCTGGCGGGGCGCGGAGTTCCAGGTCCTCAAGCTGCGCACCATGCGAGTCGGGTCCGAGACGTTGAAGGAGGCCATGGCGGCTCGCAACGAGTCGGACGGACACCTGTTCAAGATCCGTGACGACCCGCGTGTGACCGCGGCGGGACGCTGGTTGCGCCGCTACTCCCTGGATGAGCTGCCGCAGTTGGTCAACGTACTGAAGGGGCAGATGTCCCTGGTCGGTCCTCGACCGCTGCCAGTCGAAGACTCGGCGTTCGCCGGGAAGGCACGCCATCGCCTGCGGATGCGGCCGGGACTCACCGGCCTCTGGCAGATCAGTGGCCGATCCGACCTAGCCTGGGAGGACGCCCTGCGCCTGGACCTGCACTATGTCGACACCTGGTCGCTCAGGCTCGACCTGGCGATTCTCTTCCGGACCCTGCCTGCCGTGCTGCGCGGCGACGGTGCCTACTGA
- a CDS encoding UDP-glucuronic acid decarboxylase family protein: MRAVVTGGAGFIGSHLCERLIHESHDVVCVDNFVTSEPGNVEHLTDDPHFQLVRRDITQGLDVPGDVDAVFHLASPASPADYLRLPLETLRVGSAGTWRALDLAAAKGARFLLASTSESYGDPLVHPQPESYWGHVNPVGPRSVYDEAKRFGEALTMAYRRHYGVDAKIVRIFNTFGPRMRADDGRAIPTFIDQALRGEPITVTGDGSQTRSLCYVDDLVDGLLRMLASDHGGPVNLGNPHEVTMLELAQWINKLTRATSEITLIPRPQDDPERRRPDITMAREVLGWEPVTPVEHGLCDTITDFRRRLTSVNFTERRIVAVPSPLTASACS, translated from the coding sequence ATGCGTGCAGTAGTGACGGGTGGGGCCGGCTTCATCGGGTCCCACCTGTGTGAGCGGCTGATCCATGAGAGCCACGACGTGGTCTGTGTGGACAACTTCGTGACCTCCGAGCCTGGCAACGTGGAACACCTCACGGACGACCCCCACTTCCAGTTGGTGCGCCGGGACATCACCCAGGGTCTGGACGTGCCCGGCGACGTGGACGCCGTGTTCCACCTGGCCTCTCCCGCCTCGCCCGCCGACTATCTGAGACTGCCCCTGGAGACGCTTCGTGTGGGGTCGGCCGGCACCTGGCGCGCCCTGGACCTGGCCGCCGCGAAGGGCGCACGCTTTCTGCTGGCCTCCACTTCGGAGTCGTACGGCGACCCGCTGGTTCACCCCCAGCCGGAGAGCTACTGGGGGCATGTCAACCCCGTCGGTCCCCGCTCGGTGTATGACGAGGCAAAACGCTTCGGTGAGGCACTGACCATGGCCTACCGCAGGCACTACGGTGTGGATGCCAAGATCGTGCGCATCTTCAACACCTTCGGCCCGCGGATGCGCGCAGACGACGGGCGCGCCATTCCCACCTTCATCGACCAGGCACTGCGCGGAGAGCCGATCACGGTGACCGGTGACGGCAGCCAGACCAGGTCGCTTTGTTATGTGGACGACTTGGTCGACGGGTTGCTGCGCATGCTGGCGAGCGACCACGGCGGTCCCGTCAATCTGGGCAACCCCCATGAGGTCACCATGCTCGAGCTGGCGCAGTGGATCAACAAGCTGACCAGGGCTACCTCTGAGATCACGCTGATCCCGCGTCCCCAGGACGACCCGGAACGTCGCCGCCCGGACATCACCATGGCCCGCGAGGTACTGGGCTGGGAGCCCGTGACTCCGGTGGAACACGGCCTGTGCGACACCATCACCGATTTCCGACGCCGCCTGACCTCCGTGAACTTCACCGAACGCAGGATTGTGGCCGTACCGTCGCCGCTGACCGCCTCGGCTTGCTCATGA
- a CDS encoding DUF1972 domain-containing protein yields MHGPAHHITAATAPDTGNGLYEMRNVQVPEHLDLGVFGARGIPSTYSGYETFLTVLLPELAARGHQVTMYCRSGEVEETPSYQGVKKVFLPAIASKQLSTLSHGALAALATRRAQHDVVLVVNVANAAFCLLTRLAGQRIALNTDGQEWLRGKWGRAARAYFRGSAHIARWSASALIADGIGMRDVYKQQFKAESTVIPYCWTQIDHDERLEALDSLGVSPYGYFLIAGRLIPENNIHRVACSYLASGARTPLVVLGAANYDSPVTRELRELAEKDSRLILGGHITDRAAYATTVRLARAYFHTHSVGGINPSLLEAMGCGARIIALDTVFNREALGEAGEYFCDFDHTLPALMRRLDSTSGVDDELRALAVKRANGRFSLEQVADSYERLLMTVARSPRWRRTALETQWAEKEAGRETILEPGR; encoded by the coding sequence ATGCACGGCCCAGCGCATCACATCACTGCCGCGACGGCGCCGGACACCGGGAACGGACTTTATGAGATGCGCAATGTCCAGGTCCCTGAACACCTCGATCTGGGCGTGTTCGGAGCGAGGGGAATCCCGTCGACCTACAGCGGCTACGAGACGTTTCTGACGGTGCTCCTGCCCGAACTGGCAGCGCGCGGACATCAGGTCACGATGTATTGCCGCTCGGGCGAAGTCGAGGAGACTCCTTCGTACCAGGGCGTGAAGAAGGTGTTTCTGCCCGCCATCGCCTCGAAGCAGCTCAGCACGCTTTCCCATGGTGCGCTTGCCGCTCTTGCCACACGTCGTGCCCAGCACGACGTCGTCCTGGTGGTGAACGTGGCCAATGCCGCCTTCTGCCTTCTCACCCGGCTTGCCGGGCAGCGCATCGCCCTCAACACGGACGGCCAGGAGTGGCTTCGTGGCAAATGGGGCCGCGCGGCTCGTGCCTACTTCCGAGGATCAGCGCATATCGCCCGCTGGAGCGCCTCGGCTCTCATCGCTGATGGGATCGGCATGCGTGACGTCTACAAGCAGCAGTTCAAGGCTGAGTCGACCGTGATCCCATACTGTTGGACGCAGATCGACCACGACGAGCGTCTGGAAGCGCTCGACTCACTTGGTGTGTCTCCCTACGGCTACTTCCTCATCGCGGGCCGGCTGATCCCCGAGAACAACATTCACCGCGTTGCCTGCAGCTACCTCGCCAGCGGTGCGCGCACGCCGTTGGTCGTTCTTGGTGCCGCGAACTACGACTCGCCCGTCACCCGGGAACTCCGTGAGCTTGCCGAGAAGGATTCACGCCTGATTCTCGGTGGTCACATCACCGACCGAGCCGCCTACGCCACGACGGTCCGACTGGCCCGCGCCTACTTCCACACCCACTCGGTCGGTGGGATCAACCCCTCCCTCCTTGAAGCCATGGGGTGTGGTGCACGCATCATTGCCCTGGATACTGTGTTCAACCGGGAGGCTCTCGGGGAGGCTGGCGAGTACTTCTGCGACTTCGACCACACGCTACCTGCCTTGATGCGCCGCCTTGATAGTACGAGCGGCGTCGATGACGAGCTTCGGGCCCTCGCCGTCAAGCGAGCCAACGGCCGATTCAGCCTCGAGCAGGTCGCGGATTCCTACGAACGACTGCTCATGACGGTGGCTCGCAGCCCTCGTTGGCGACGGACCGCGCTTGAGACGCAGTGGGCGGAGAAGGAAGCCGGCCGCGAGACGATCCTGGAACCGGGTCGGTGA
- a CDS encoding glycosyltransferase family 4 protein, with the protein MFLDAIRSLRGAGASVEVILPRHGRLAERLESDFVPVHTADFPILRRSLLSVRPLGALAAQAWPTVRGLAASIRSLAPDVVYVNTITLPHWMAAGRKAGVGVICHVHELDQLPGPLASVLLSPLLLADRLVVNSQATQRYVRSRLPRVGPRVSLVYNGFDMPAALPSPPAFGRTRRLLLVGRLSPRKGQDLAIEALSLLVQWGHDVVLELVGDTFDGYEWYEEALRRQAASLGLTDRVEFGGYQIDTSSAYARSDVVLVPSTLESFGNVAVEGLAAGRPVLATAVGGLPEIVENGVNGFLFPPGDAATLAAGAARLLSNPAKATDMGAQGARAVRARFGKDRFAQGVFGAVASVSRLTVPEVAPQVLSPTRR; encoded by the coding sequence GTGTTCCTCGACGCGATCCGATCGCTGCGTGGGGCCGGTGCCTCGGTGGAGGTGATCCTCCCTCGGCACGGAAGGCTGGCAGAGCGCCTGGAGAGCGACTTCGTTCCGGTCCACACCGCGGACTTCCCTATCCTGCGCCGCTCACTGCTCTCTGTCCGGCCGCTGGGCGCGCTTGCCGCCCAGGCCTGGCCGACGGTGCGTGGGCTGGCCGCGTCCATCCGCTCCCTGGCTCCGGACGTCGTCTACGTCAACACCATCACGCTGCCGCACTGGATGGCCGCCGGTCGGAAGGCCGGGGTGGGAGTGATCTGCCATGTCCACGAACTCGACCAGCTTCCCGGCCCGCTGGCGTCCGTCCTCCTCAGCCCGCTTTTGCTGGCCGACCGCCTGGTCGTCAACTCGCAGGCGACGCAACGCTACGTTCGGAGCCGGCTGCCGCGCGTTGGACCCCGAGTGTCGCTTGTCTACAACGGATTCGACATGCCCGCGGCGCTGCCGTCGCCTCCGGCTTTCGGTCGCACACGCCGTCTGCTGCTCGTGGGGCGCCTCAGCCCCCGCAAGGGTCAGGATCTGGCCATCGAGGCGCTGTCGCTGCTCGTTCAGTGGGGTCATGATGTCGTACTGGAACTCGTCGGGGACACGTTCGATGGTTACGAGTGGTACGAGGAGGCCCTGAGAAGGCAGGCCGCCTCGCTCGGATTGACCGATCGCGTTGAGTTCGGCGGCTACCAGATCGACACCTCGTCCGCCTACGCCAGGTCCGATGTGGTCCTCGTCCCCTCCACCCTCGAGTCGTTCGGCAACGTGGCGGTTGAGGGTCTGGCTGCCGGGAGACCGGTCCTGGCCACCGCTGTCGGCGGCCTTCCCGAGATCGTGGAGAACGGTGTCAACGGCTTCCTCTTCCCACCCGGCGATGCGGCCACGTTGGCGGCCGGGGCCGCCCGCCTTCTCTCGAACCCGGCGAAGGCGACGGACATGGGCGCCCAAGGTGCCCGGGCGGTGCGCGCTCGTTTCGGGAAGGACCGATTCGCCCAGGGAGTGTTTGGAGCGGTCGCCTCGGTGAGCCGCCTGACAGTCCCGGAAGTTGCTCCTCAAGTGCTGTCGCCGACGCGCCGATAA
- a CDS encoding phosphotransferase yields MKQFSLRSRVVGHPSSKAVARQMVAMCPANGRRGLALQRMAYRIVRAVPSLGLRSAGSWPLPISPESWAAIEARIRDVRGPAAGAVLWHLPPADQPQVKFGALFLDSADLPLAFARVLLTRDVPRLAPRVAEGGRTGIRWPMRLEEFCHDGLSVELSTATPAGLHVPVHLGLRAVTDLCADIDDAFGVLERHAYVPDNWTPMHGDLAHWNLRRYRTGDIHLLDWEGSDWAPPHADLARFIMTAPNGRQLAAGLPKALGPELEEAALFWLDRGAKAAEGEVPAWVERKHADQAAVLSDLLAAT; encoded by the coding sequence ATGAAGCAGTTCTCCTTGCGTTCTCGCGTCGTGGGACATCCTTCCTCCAAGGCAGTGGCGCGTCAGATGGTCGCGATGTGCCCGGCCAACGGGCGTCGAGGTCTGGCCCTCCAGCGGATGGCCTACCGCATCGTCCGGGCCGTTCCGTCGCTTGGACTCCGGTCTGCCGGGTCGTGGCCGCTGCCGATTTCCCCCGAGAGCTGGGCGGCGATCGAGGCCCGCATCCGTGACGTTCGCGGGCCGGCCGCCGGTGCGGTGCTCTGGCACCTCCCGCCGGCCGACCAACCCCAAGTGAAGTTCGGCGCCTTGTTTCTCGACTCTGCCGACCTTCCTCTGGCTTTCGCCCGAGTGCTCCTGACCCGGGACGTCCCGCGGTTGGCTCCCCGAGTGGCCGAAGGAGGCCGAACGGGCATCCGTTGGCCGATGCGACTCGAGGAGTTCTGCCATGACGGTCTCTCGGTGGAGCTGTCCACCGCCACGCCAGCCGGTCTTCACGTTCCGGTCCACTTGGGCCTCCGCGCCGTGACGGATCTCTGCGCCGACATCGACGACGCGTTCGGGGTTCTGGAACGTCACGCCTATGTGCCGGACAATTGGACCCCCATGCACGGTGACCTTGCCCATTGGAACCTCCGGCGCTATCGCACGGGGGACATCCACCTGCTGGACTGGGAAGGCAGCGACTGGGCTCCCCCCCACGCCGATCTCGCCCGCTTCATCATGACGGCACCGAACGGCCGGCAGTTGGCTGCTGGCCTTCCCAAGGCGTTGGGTCCCGAGCTCGAAGAGGCGGCGCTCTTCTGGTTGGACCGTGGTGCAAAGGCGGCTGAGGGAGAAGTCCCGGCGTGGGTGGAACGCAAACACGCCGACCAAGCCGCCGTCCTCTCCGACTTGCTGGCCGCGACGTGA
- a CDS encoding glycosyltransferase family 4 protein, with translation MKIVMSAYACDPDESSERGIGWWWASAAAERHEVWLLTRHRSRPAIERALKTDPRPNLHPVYVDAPRWVRSLKRGAWTLYPYYAIWQAVARAEARRLHRDVRFDVAHHMTFSIDWLPSGMAFIRGLPSVWGPVGPGVTSFPFRMWKTYGPRWASSELLRSIVTTVGSRTFGSWTAKHATVIIAQNNDVAKRFKGHPNLVVEQNSVVDLPPDLVGPSASFGDKTRRAIFIGRLIPSKGLRAAVGALAQPAASDWTLDVYGRGPEREPSLALARKLGVDDRITLHGAADRSEVFKALHQADALLFPSSRESAPGAVAEAVTSGCPVICLDTSGPGTVVQPGQGIKLAPSADVCRSLAQALNQVGPRHAGDDRWTARRIPYLLDRWYAMAVGASSSVLAGRAV, from the coding sequence ATGAAGATTGTGATGTCAGCTTATGCCTGCGACCCGGACGAGTCGTCCGAGCGCGGCATCGGGTGGTGGTGGGCTTCCGCCGCCGCCGAGCGGCACGAGGTTTGGCTCCTCACGCGCCACCGCAGCCGACCGGCCATCGAGCGCGCCCTCAAGACAGATCCGCGGCCCAACCTGCATCCCGTCTATGTCGATGCCCCTCGTTGGGTCCGTTCGCTGAAGCGAGGAGCCTGGACGCTGTACCCGTACTATGCGATCTGGCAGGCGGTGGCCCGCGCCGAGGCCCGTCGTCTCCACCGAGACGTTCGATTCGACGTCGCCCATCACATGACGTTCTCGATCGACTGGCTGCCATCGGGCATGGCGTTCATCCGCGGGCTCCCCTCAGTGTGGGGGCCGGTCGGGCCCGGCGTCACTTCATTCCCGTTCCGGATGTGGAAGACGTACGGGCCTCGGTGGGCATCCTCCGAGTTGCTCCGGTCCATCGTCACGACAGTGGGCTCGCGCACGTTCGGCTCGTGGACGGCTAAGCACGCCACTGTGATCATCGCTCAGAACAACGACGTGGCCAAGCGGTTCAAGGGCCACCCCAACCTCGTCGTCGAGCAGAATTCCGTGGTCGATCTGCCGCCGGATCTCGTCGGGCCCTCGGCGTCGTTCGGTGACAAGACCCGGCGAGCCATCTTCATCGGCCGTCTGATCCCGTCGAAGGGCCTTCGGGCCGCGGTTGGCGCCCTGGCACAGCCGGCCGCCTCCGACTGGACCCTCGACGTGTACGGCCGAGGTCCCGAGCGCGAGCCCAGCCTGGCTCTCGCTCGCAAGCTCGGCGTCGACGACCGCATCACGCTCCACGGTGCCGCGGACCGGTCCGAGGTCTTCAAGGCGCTCCACCAGGCCGACGCGCTGCTGTTTCCCAGCAGTCGGGAATCGGCCCCGGGGGCGGTTGCCGAAGCCGTCACCTCCGGTTGTCCCGTGATTTGCCTCGACACCAGCGGCCCCGGAACGGTGGTGCAGCCGGGACAGGGAATCAAGCTCGCGCCGTCGGCCGATGTCTGCCGGTCGCTCGCCCAGGCGCTGAACCAGGTCGGTCCCCGGCACGCTGGTGATGACCGCTGGACCGCCCGACGGATCCCCTATCTGCTTGACCGGTGGTACGCCATGGCTGTCGGTGCCTCCTCCTCGGTTCTCGCCGGAAGGGCGGTCTGA
- a CDS encoding O-antigen ligase family protein, with the protein MSTGLAVAGMRRAHCADAAVEGQASTKCLTLAWVIAIATSMPWSGPAAAEGGAAALLKFSLLALAALLAYAGRKRTAWPRSVKALLVYCAIAAAGGLLGPDFDVSFVRSARFSGLLVVSAWVIAGMDSRRLLVIYARVGTVFVGVSLLAMLLGFNPLRSGRLYGFLPPTHPNNVGAIAGLALITLFVPWARGDKLARWQGVSLLLLTAGVIVSGSRTSILATAFGLCVALVQRSTRGRGVPVLYCCVLLITLNSLLGNPLHSLYIRESARGTEFVDITFTGRSERWETAIEVERTVPQTLFGKGMAVKSVPSPHAFTAAEPLDGSWVSAFVQAGLLGFAALLVGFVLFLTAGRGKLRRLRDPVLLGVVGFVVPHSIFESSLNDVSVVLPALVALGATRPSTRADDALAPSVPRLA; encoded by the coding sequence GTGAGCACTGGTCTCGCTGTGGCGGGCATGCGGCGGGCGCACTGCGCGGATGCCGCCGTAGAAGGCCAGGCGTCGACGAAATGCCTGACCCTGGCATGGGTGATCGCCATCGCCACCAGCATGCCGTGGTCCGGGCCTGCCGCCGCCGAAGGCGGTGCGGCAGCCTTGTTGAAGTTTTCGTTGCTGGCGCTCGCGGCCCTGCTCGCTTATGCAGGACGCAAGCGGACGGCCTGGCCGAGATCCGTGAAGGCGCTGCTGGTTTACTGCGCCATCGCCGCGGCCGGTGGTCTCCTCGGCCCGGACTTCGATGTCTCGTTCGTCCGCTCGGCTCGGTTCTCGGGGCTCCTAGTCGTGAGCGCCTGGGTCATCGCCGGGATGGACTCCCGGCGCCTCCTCGTGATCTACGCACGGGTTGGGACCGTGTTCGTCGGCGTTTCCCTGCTGGCGATGCTGTTGGGCTTCAACCCTCTGAGATCGGGCCGGTTGTACGGGTTTCTACCGCCGACCCATCCGAACAACGTCGGCGCGATCGCCGGCCTGGCGCTGATCACGCTGTTCGTTCCATGGGCAAGAGGCGACAAGCTCGCGCGGTGGCAGGGCGTCAGCCTCCTGCTGCTCACGGCCGGTGTGATCGTGAGCGGATCCCGCACGAGCATCCTGGCCACCGCATTCGGTTTGTGCGTGGCGCTGGTCCAAAGGAGCACTCGGGGCAGGGGAGTGCCGGTCCTTTACTGCTGTGTGCTCCTCATCACGCTCAACTCCCTTCTCGGGAACCCTCTGCACTCGCTCTACATCCGGGAGAGTGCCCGCGGTACTGAGTTTGTCGACATCACGTTCACCGGGCGTTCCGAACGCTGGGAGACTGCTATCGAAGTGGAACGAACAGTCCCGCAGACCCTGTTCGGAAAGGGGATGGCGGTCAAGAGCGTGCCGAGCCCGCATGCCTTCACCGCCGCAGAGCCGCTGGACGGCTCGTGGGTCTCGGCCTTCGTGCAGGCCGGTCTGCTGGGGTTCGCTGCTCTTCTGGTCGGGTTCGTACTGTTTCTCACCGCCGGCCGGGGCAAACTTCGACGGCTCCGTGACCCGGTGCTGCTCGGAGTCGTTGGCTTTGTCGTCCCACACTCGATCTTCGAGAGCAGCCTGAACGACGTCTCGGTGGTGCTTCCTGCTCTGGTCGCCCTTGGCGCAACCCGGCCGAGCACCCGGGCGGATGACGCGCTCGCCCCAAGCGTTCCCAGGCTGGCTTAG
- a CDS encoding acyltransferase, which translates to MSGLDAGIRKAAEYAASRIKRTEYRLDPDLPVASVVGISGRRSLGILRGLVRGVGLRKSLWSALCVGRGVSFRNRRLIKVGKGVTAGRGAVLDGLSRRGLVLGDNVTIGPYSIIETSGIITNLGEGCVMGARSAIGSHSFIGAAGGVWIGEDVIMGNRVSFHSENHVFKDTSRPIRDQGLTREGITIDDDCWVGANVTFLDGARVGRGCVIAAGSVVRGEIPPMSVIAGVPAKVMKMREKGGTL; encoded by the coding sequence ATGAGCGGTCTTGACGCTGGGATCCGCAAGGCGGCTGAGTACGCCGCCAGCCGGATCAAAAGGACCGAGTACCGGCTCGATCCCGACCTGCCGGTGGCTTCGGTCGTCGGAATCAGCGGCCGCCGCTCCTTGGGCATCCTGCGCGGCCTCGTTCGGGGCGTCGGCCTGCGCAAGTCGCTCTGGAGCGCGCTGTGCGTCGGCCGAGGTGTCAGCTTCCGCAACCGCCGCCTGATCAAGGTCGGGAAGGGAGTGACCGCCGGGCGCGGAGCCGTGCTCGACGGTCTGTCGCGCCGGGGGCTGGTGCTCGGGGACAACGTCACCATCGGGCCGTACTCGATCATCGAGACGAGCGGAATCATCACCAACCTCGGGGAGGGCTGTGTGATGGGCGCCAGGTCGGCCATCGGCTCCCACTCGTTCATCGGTGCCGCCGGCGGCGTGTGGATCGGGGAAGACGTGATCATGGGGAACCGGGTCAGCTTCCATTCGGAGAACCATGTCTTCAAGGACACCAGTCGGCCGATCCGTGACCAGGGTCTGACCCGTGAGGGGATCACGATCGATGACGACTGCTGGGTCGGCGCCAACGTCACCTTCCTCGACGGGGCGCGAGTGGGGCGAGGCTGTGTCATCGCCGCCGGAAGCGTTGTCCGTGGTGAGATCCCGCCGATGAGCGTCATTGCCGGAGTCCCCGCGAAGGTCATGAAAATGCGAGAAAAGGGCGGAACCCTATGA
- a CDS encoding glycosyltransferase: MIIPLYNTEKYIGACLASVLGQTHQEFEVIVVDDGSTDGGAVIAENIGDERIRVDRGANRGVAAARNRGLALARGEMVAFLDADDLWYPAKLSEQISLLQNDRGLVAVGAVFQYLSGNGRVLGRMGQEVRDADSRERLQRGRLMPFPISSLIARTDIVRAAGGFDESLPPVEDLDLMTRLALAGSVATVMRPLGAYRVHSNSASARQHVKMKMLTRFVEKRAEARLEGRPAPTLESFVSSYRLTRAQRRRDGAARRFRDAGLLVMEGRYVRASALCAAALVARPSYTLRRIAMRLPVRRTPSAVAHAGN; the protein is encoded by the coding sequence GTGATCATCCCTCTGTACAACACAGAGAAATACATCGGAGCCTGTCTCGCGTCCGTCCTCGGCCAGACGCATCAGGAGTTCGAAGTCATCGTGGTGGACGACGGGTCCACCGACGGCGGTGCGGTGATCGCCGAGAACATCGGTGACGAGCGTATTCGTGTCGACCGAGGCGCGAACCGGGGAGTGGCAGCCGCCCGCAATCGCGGTCTCGCCCTCGCCAGGGGCGAGATGGTGGCTTTCCTCGACGCTGATGACCTCTGGTATCCGGCGAAGCTGTCCGAGCAGATCAGCCTCCTGCAGAATGACCGCGGTCTCGTCGCGGTGGGCGCGGTCTTCCAGTATCTGTCCGGGAACGGCCGCGTACTTGGCCGGATGGGTCAGGAAGTTCGGGATGCCGACTCTCGAGAGCGTCTGCAGCGGGGTCGGTTGATGCCGTTCCCGATCTCTTCCCTGATCGCTCGGACCGACATCGTGCGGGCCGCGGGAGGGTTCGACGAGTCACTTCCGCCCGTCGAGGATCTCGACCTCATGACGCGACTGGCGTTGGCGGGATCGGTTGCCACGGTCATGCGGCCGCTCGGCGCCTATCGCGTTCACAGCAACTCCGCATCAGCACGCCAGCACGTCAAGATGAAGATGCTCACGCGCTTCGTCGAGAAGCGGGCTGAGGCCCGGCTCGAAGGCCGGCCCGCCCCAACCCTGGAATCGTTCGTGTCCTCGTATCGCCTCACGAGGGCGCAGCGGCGGCGGGATGGTGCGGCGCGACGATTTCGTGACGCCGGCCTGCTGGTGATGGAAGGACGGTACGTCAGGGCGAGCGCGCTGTGCGCTGCCGCCCTGGTAGCCCGGCCCTCGTATACGCTCCGCCGGATCGCGATGCGCCTTCCGGTTCGTCGTACGCCGAGTGCCGTTGCCCACGCCGGAAACTGA